One window of the Ferrimicrobium sp. genome contains the following:
- a CDS encoding ribbon-helix-helix domain-containing protein — protein sequence MDDKLLLAVDALVSEGTVATRSEAVRLGLEALVEHHRRRQTGRALVEGYLLQPQTEDELGGLDEATRALVQEEPW from the coding sequence GTGGACGATAAGCTTCTCCTCGCGGTGGATGCCCTCGTCAGCGAAGGAACAGTAGCGACCCGCTCTGAAGCGGTCCGGCTGGGCCTCGAAGCTCTGGTGGAGCACCATCGACGCCGGCAAACGGGTCGTGCCCTAGTCGAGGGCTACCTACTTCAACCGCAGACTGAGGATGAACTAGGCGGGCTCGACGAGGCCACCCGCGCACTAGTCCAAGAGGAACCTTGGTAG